The genome window GCTGATGCTAAACTCCATCCAATACAAATTACATTTAAAGAATATTAACAACTCGGGCTCATAGACAGGGTTGGGGAGAAACTGATTGCATGTAATCATGTTATCTGATTACAAAAAAAGTAGTTCCAGCTAAAATTATATAATCATATTACAGATAcatttgaaaaactagatgattactccTTGGATTACTTGCTTGCAAATCTTTTTTTTTAACCCTTTTActgttctcaatgacattcaattcagccTTGAAAAAAGGCGCAAATTTAgcttgttccacctgagcgagtctgaccatgAATCAGAGACCacaatgatgacacaccaaatgcgtTTGATGGATCGTTTttgtcttctaatgcctcttaaggggaaagtaatacGATTACATTACTGAGTATGGGTAATCCAAAATTACAGATTTTTATttacaggtaactagtaactgtaacggattatGTAACGGATTATATTTAGTaagtaacctacccaactctGCTTATAGGCTATATGATAGAGTGGCCCAAAGGTCAGTATATCAAAAACAAATATTGACTtgcatttcaataagcatttcccATCAAATTCCACCCAGAAATGTATCTAATTTCAACCCCATAATTTGACTTTGAACCTTCAATAGATTACACAGCAGTACACGGTACATTCATTTAATCTGCAATGTGCCCATGTGAACCATAGAGAAAACAATCACAGACAAAATGGTCACCTTTCAAGCCCTTTATTGGTGATGTCAAGAGAAGGAGTGAGGTAGACTTGACGCAGATgaaacagacagaggggagatggtTTTTCCTTTCTATGGTCTGGGCTGAACCAAAAGTGAACCCAAGCTATGGGGATGTTACGTTAGTTTTACTGGGGGGGGAGGAGAGCCTTGGTTTGGTCAACCACGGTCTGGAAGAGCTGCTCCATCTGGGCCTGCAAGTCATCAGCCAGAGGCTTGAACTGGGCCTGCATCTGGTCGACCAGAGGCATGAACTGGGCCTGCAGTTTATCAGCCATGGGACGCACTTGCTCCTCGATGTCACTGACAAAGGATTTCATCTGCTCCTGGATCTTGTCGGTCAGAGGCGTGATTTGAGTCTTACCCTCCTCCAGGTAACCCCTATGGGTAAAGAGACACACTTAGAGAGACGTTTTCCAACAGCTGTAAGCTCAGGGAGCAAGCTAGCTTTAAAGCCGACTCTATGGTACTGATGTGAAAACAGACATGTTTTAAAGGTAATATCCCTGTCAAGTACAATGTTACGAATAAATCAAACGAATAGTAACAATTTGAATGAGTGATCTATTTAGAATGACTTGATATCTTAAACGTGAAGAGATTCAACTCCATACAGAGTTGATGGTACTCATTTTGTTGATCTGCAATAAAATCCCCCCTCAAGAGAAGTATTCTATTATATTAAATTCTATTGGAAGAGTGTTGTGGTCAGTGACGTACTGAGCCTGGCTGATCAGCTCATGAGACTTCACTTTCTCAATGGCGTCCTGGAAGTACTTGTTGAGAGTCTCGATCTCAGCAGGGATGTCACGCTTCACCAGGGAACTGGACTCACAgcctgtcatacacacacacagaaaacccacttagttacacacacactcactacacacACAGTATTGTGTTCAGTCAGAAAACAAGGATGGATGTAGTTATGATTGAAGAGGTTATAGATGAGCAGAGGAGTAAAAGGCTTGATTTTCAAATACATATTTATCCTCTGAATTACCTGGTTTAGCAGTTATGCGTTACTCAATTACTATTCATGAGTAGTATTAGGAATAAATGCAGATTACGATAGAAAGTCAAAGATTTTTCTTTGTTGCGGAACAATTTGTGTAATGAATTCTTACCAATGGCCAGCACAACAACAAGAGCAGCGACGATAGAGAATTTCATGATTGCTAATGGGCAAGGTGGATCTActggagaggagacaagaggattAGGACGACAACAGGGGGTTTCAAATGCAACATTGTACACTACATGGCAATTGACACTCTAAGATATTCTATTCACTTTCAGAAGTTGCACTTATCCTGGTGAAACCAGGTAAATGTGATGAAACTTACACATTAAGATCTCAGTAGGAATTGGTATCATATTTAACCATGTAGTCATAATGAAAACTTTACAGTACTTAGATGTATCTCTCTTGAGGCTACTACTAACAAAAAGATTCACTCAACACTCTTTATACACACAATAAATATGAGGCTACACTTTTAAGCGTTAAACCAATATACTGAGACATTGGGATCAGACAGAGAAAACCATGGAAGACTTACCTTTACTTCTGGGGGTTCTTGGACCTAACGGTACCTTGTGTCTGGGGCCAAGGGGTTTTATGGCTCCTGCTGGAGAAAAGGGGCCTGGCCCAAATCTTATTGGCTACTACATGTAAGGAAGTGAACTGAGGTGGAATGTGCAAATGTGTAGTGTTGGCTGATGAACCTTGATGTGTTGCCTGTCACAATAATGACACAAAGTCCAAATGTGTGTATTGATTGGGTTCGAGATTTGTGCTTGCACCACATTTAAAACACATAATACTGATTGAATAAAAAAGTTACATTCAATCCAACCTATCCTGTCATCCCTTCATTGTGTAGGCTTAACGCAATCATTAATAGATTAGTTatttcttgattttttttttaaagatgcccattttttaaaatgatttgGGTATGCATTTTAGGTTACCCTCGTCTTTTAATTTGGGTTCAACTATACGGCAGTTGGAAGTTGCATCATtttgttttcccccctcattcATTTGTTTCCAATGTTTTGAGGTTTTATCAACTCGTTTTCTAAATGATTGGCAGAGATGGTATTGTGCGTGTTAACCAGGGTTGAGATCCATTCGAATTGAAGGAAGTAAATTCTAGTCTGGCTGATACAGTAAACTGAAATTACGATTCAATAATTGGAAAAGGGCATCTGTTGTCAATGAGTTATCAATCATCTGAAAAGGGGATGCTATTTATGTCAAAAGTTTTGGAAATGTTCAATTCAAATAACTTCCTGAATAGCTAGTCTTTATTACACAGCCATGAAACACACATTTCTTAGAAAAACACTGATAGTAACATGACTGATAACGCCTTTTCTACTTTACAGGTCGGACATCCCTTAGAACAGTAATATCTGTCTATCAGCGATTGCCTCACTGCACATTACCACTGTTACAGTTCTAGGCAGAAACAGAGGGCCTCAGATAAACCCATCACAACATcaactgatatacacacacacacacacacacacacacacacacacacacacacacacacacacacacacacacacacacacacacacacacacacacacacacacacacacacacacacacacacacacacacacacacacacacacacacacacacacggtatgtAACATGATGCATTTAAAGTTAGGTAAAAGGTGTGTTGAGGTAGATTTGTAAAATGACATTTGTAAGTTGATGAGGTCTGGTAGATGCATTGTttgtatatgatatatatatatatgccatttagcagacgcttttatgaaCTTGCTATTCCTGAGGACATCTATTTCGGTTATAATGTGAAACTAATGGGAATTGCATTTTATGCGTTTTATAGTTTGGTTAAGGTCAGTTGGAGTCAGCAAAAGAGCAAACATTTCCTGTTCAGTTGATAGATTGAGAACAGAGATGTTGGTATGTGCTCCAATAGTCGCATGCTATAGTTTAACGTGGACAACGTCCCGATGTTTCTGTACTGTTGGATTATCTTTCTCTACTGGGTAACCTAAGGTAATGATGACACATATTATCATTCGTACATACAGCAAGAATGATCCTCTTTGATATAAAGACGATCTTAAATGTAACACATTGGAAATACATAAGATATACTGTATCTAAATTGCACATTGCATGAATGAATATGAATAGAAAGAACCATCGTTAAAAAATGTAATATGACTTCATTCATTATTTTGCATCTCTCCAAGCAATGCAATTATCTCAGGAAATTAGATTGGCTGGACCAGAGATCCCAATGTGAAATAGTTCACATGTGCCCAAGATGTTGACTGAACAATCTGTCATAAATATCACCCTCCTCCAACTCGTGGATAAAGTCATTTTTGTATTTCCAAGTTCTTTCATTATTTTTTCAATCTCTGCATCTTTCTTTGTATGAAGTTTATTATTCACTTAAGGGAATGCAATGTTTAGCTAATTCTGCACAGTGCAGGCAAAGAAAAGACAGCAGTCACTGCGTAGGCTGATGTGAAAAGATTGTGCTGAGATTGGTAGTTTCAGCAACGTTCTTACAGAAAGGCACAGCCTATTTTGTTGAGATAGATCTCTCTCTAGGTTATTTAGAATTTTTTTGCTGACCTTTTCCCAagatgttgtgatgtgtgttgtgCTGTCCCTGCTCCGGCCTACATGTCAacgcatttacatttaagtaattcagcagatgctcttatccagagcgatttacaggagcaattagggttaaatgccttgctcaagggcatatcGACATATTTTTTTTCAGCTTGTCAGCTCGGTTACTGCTGGCCCAATgatcttaactgctaggctacctgacaTTTGCATCTATGAAATTCAACTACTAAATATAAACTAACTGACAAATATAAGCTAACTGACAAATAATTCAGTGGGACCAATACATACCCATACCCATGTATTAATGTATTCATTCAGTTTTCATTATTTCACATTTCTAAATATATATTGGATTCTATTTATATTCTTTCTATGCCGTTTCTGACAAccggggtgtattcattagtagtATTCCACtgcaaaacgtttagcaacagaCGAAACGTTTTGAAATCGGAATCCAACTAATGAATAAACACCAGGCAGGGATACTTCCCGGATATCGTCTACGTTCACGCGCATTAGCGCAAAAACAGGAGCTAACAACATGGCTGACGTACTAGATCTTCATGAAGCGGGAGGCGAGGACTTTGCTATGGATGAGGATGGTGATGGTAAAATTGATGAAACAGtagttctgtgttgttgttttttgactCGCTAAAAATGCGTATTTTGGGAATTTTCGGCTAACTGAGTGAATAGTATCCGCAAATCGTGGATGCGTGTTGCCTGTTGGGCCTTGCAGCCATTCAAACATGCTAGTTGGCTAATGTATTGTTGGTAATAACTTTTTGAATTGTGCCTATTTCGTTTAGAAAATATTTGTTAGCCAGCGAATATGTATATTTGCCACTCATCTTACACCCATAACAGAACTGGCATTGTTAAAATATGGCGATTAGGTTGTGAACTAACGCGTTAGCAAGCTATCTGGCTAACGTAACTAACACCAAGGTAGCTATGTAGACAATACATTTGTTTGGAAACTACGAGGTCAATGTTAATAACTCGCAAA of Oncorhynchus gorbuscha isolate QuinsamMale2020 ecotype Even-year linkage group LG15, OgorEven_v1.0, whole genome shotgun sequence contains these proteins:
- the LOC123997705 gene encoding type-4 ice-structuring protein LS-12-like, producing the protein MKFSIVAALVVVLAIGCESSSLVKRDIPAEIETLNKYFQDAIEKVKSHELISQAQGYLEEGKTQITPLTDKIQEQMKSFVSDIEEQVRPMADKLQAQFMPLVDQMQAQFKPLADDLQAQMEQLFQTVVDQTKALLPPQ